Proteins found in one Janthinobacterium lividum genomic segment:
- a CDS encoding DUF3325 domain-containing protein, with product MPELLAWMLLFAGSHVCFALLALSQERHWKAVSTAAMPAHAASRGRMGGYAGLALLYGLAVAREGAGFGSISWCMLLFFSALTVALTLSWAPPRLRWAAWLLR from the coding sequence ATGCCTGAACTGCTTGCTTGGATGCTGCTGTTTGCCGGCAGCCATGTCTGTTTTGCCTTGCTGGCGCTGTCGCAGGAGCGGCACTGGAAGGCTGTCAGCACGGCCGCCATGCCGGCCCATGCGGCCAGCCGGGGCCGCATGGGCGGCTACGCGGGCCTGGCTCTGCTGTATGGTCTGGCAGTGGCACGCGAGGGCGCCGGTTTTGGCAGCATCAGCTGGTGCATGCTGCTGTTTTTCAGCGCATTGACGGTGGCGCTGACTCTCAGCTGGGCGCCGCCACGGCTGCGCTGGGCCGCGTGGCTGCTGCGCTAG
- a CDS encoding PepSY-associated TM helix domain-containing protein yields the protein MALRELRQSMLLVHTWTGVVMASVLIVVFWMGSLSVFDREIDRWMMPETRIAPAPGPVSVERQVLPALAALAHGKALAEWSVFLQGPRSPVARLQVEALDGEELSRQVDPRSATLLPEAGSYGATSFFFPMHYRLHLSFAGIGYWVVGLASMAMLAALVSGVVIHARIFKDFFVFRPRKALQRSALDLHNVSGVLALPFHFMIVLSGLVILFSIYFPAGMHALYPGDRQGFLNEALSLYERERSPEPGVVAMAPIDAMLDTARRAWGQGEPSYVRVRHPGNRNSYVEVSRATADRVSLDEQTIYFDGASGQVLKYVPLKPAAALQRYLSGMHFALFEHWPLRWLYCAAGLGGCVMLASGLILWSGKRAARHAKAGQRGARLVLAVACFSTTGLLIATLAMLVANRLLPAGLPDKALFEVLLFLLAWAGSGIWAGVTLFWRRRPDAPWLPQAWCIAMLAFAAPPLNWLGTGDFPWHAVLRGQPAVAVFDLALWLTAALAAWAALRLRQHQRQTRRTGGAHA from the coding sequence ATGGCCTTACGAGAATTGCGGCAATCGATGCTGCTCGTGCATACCTGGACCGGGGTCGTGATGGCCAGCGTGCTGATCGTCGTGTTCTGGATGGGCAGCCTGTCCGTGTTCGACCGCGAAATTGACCGCTGGATGATGCCGGAGACGCGCATTGCGCCCGCGCCCGGCCCCGTGTCGGTGGAGCGGCAAGTCTTGCCCGCCTTGGCGGCGCTGGCGCACGGCAAGGCGCTGGCGGAATGGTCGGTATTCCTGCAGGGGCCGCGCAGTCCCGTGGCGCGGCTGCAGGTCGAGGCGCTCGATGGCGAGGAATTGTCGCGCCAGGTCGATCCGCGCAGCGCCACCTTGCTGCCCGAAGCAGGCTCCTATGGCGCCACCTCGTTTTTCTTTCCCATGCATTACCGCCTGCACCTGTCGTTTGCCGGCATCGGCTACTGGGTCGTGGGCCTGGCCAGCATGGCGATGCTGGCGGCGCTGGTGTCGGGCGTGGTCATCCACGCGCGCATTTTCAAGGATTTTTTCGTCTTCCGCCCGCGCAAGGCCCTGCAGCGCAGCGCGCTGGACCTGCATAACGTCAGCGGCGTGCTGGCCTTGCCCTTCCATTTCATGATCGTGCTGTCGGGACTGGTGATCCTGTTTTCGATTTACTTTCCGGCGGGCATGCACGCGCTGTACCCGGGCGACCGGCAAGGTTTCCTCAACGAGGCCTTGTCGCTATACGAGCGCGAACGCTCGCCCGAGCCCGGCGTCGTGGCCATGGCGCCCATCGACGCCATGCTCGACACGGCGCGCCGGGCCTGGGGGCAGGGCGAGCCCAGCTATGTGCGCGTGCGCCATCCGGGCAACCGCAACAGCTATGTGGAAGTGAGCCGGGCCACGGCCGACCGGGTCAGTCTGGACGAGCAAACCATCTATTTCGACGGCGCCAGCGGGCAGGTGCTGAAATATGTACCGCTCAAGCCGGCCGCGGCGCTGCAGCGCTACCTGTCCGGCATGCATTTCGCCCTGTTCGAGCACTGGCCCTTGCGCTGGCTGTATTGCGCGGCCGGGCTGGGCGGTTGCGTCATGCTGGCATCGGGGTTGATACTCTGGAGCGGCAAGCGCGCGGCGCGCCATGCCAAGGCGGGCCAGCGCGGCGCGCGGCTGGTGTTGGCCGTGGCCTGCTTCAGCACGACGGGGCTGCTGATCGCGACCCTGGCCATGCTGGTGGCTAACCGCTTGCTGCCGGCCGGGCTGCCGGACAAGGCGCTGTTCGAGGTGCTGCTGTTCTTGCTGGCCTGGGCCGGCAGCGGCATCTGGGCCGGCGTCACCCTGTTCTGGCGCCGGCGGCCTGATGCGCCGTGGCTGCCGCAAGCCTGGTGCATCGCCATGCTGGCCTTTGCCGCGCCGCCGCTCAACTGGCTGGGCACGGGCGATTTCCCCTGGCATGCCGTGCTGCGCGGCCAGCCTGCTGTGGCCGTGTTTGACCTGGCCTTGTGGCTGACGGCCGCGCTGGCGGCTTGGGCGGCGCTGCGCCTGCGCCAGCATCAGCGGCAAACCCGGCGAACAGGGGGAGCGCATGCCTGA
- a CDS encoding IS630 family transposase — protein MDQQAHAGQCELLFYDESGFSPNPPIQSGWSLIGQTRGVEPLSHGERVNVLGALRHDHKLYWRTQRRPTVRDDVISFFDELAAQEHRVPRIVVLDNASFHKGQQIEKCRRKWMAQGLFLYYLPPYSPELNRIEILWKQAKYFWRRFIGLKGSELLSEVESLMKGFGTAFTINFV, from the coding sequence TTGGATCAACAGGCACATGCCGGGCAGTGCGAGCTGCTGTTTTATGACGAATCCGGTTTCAGCCCGAATCCTCCGATTCAGTCGGGCTGGTCGCTGATTGGACAGACGCGTGGCGTGGAACCGCTGTCGCATGGAGAGCGCGTCAATGTCCTGGGAGCGCTGCGCCATGACCACAAGCTGTACTGGCGAACGCAACGTCGGCCGACAGTGCGCGACGACGTGATCAGTTTCTTCGATGAACTCGCGGCACAAGAACATCGTGTGCCGCGCATTGTCGTGCTGGACAACGCGTCCTTTCACAAGGGGCAGCAAATCGAGAAATGCCGGCGAAAATGGATGGCGCAGGGGCTGTTTCTGTATTACTTGCCGCCTTACAGCCCGGAACTGAATCGCATCGAGATCCTGTGGAAACAGGCCAAGTATTTCTGGCGCCGTTTCATCGGGCTGAAAGGAAGCGAGTTGCTGAGCGAAGTGGAATCCTTGATGAAAGGTTTCGGAACCGCATTCACAATAAATTTTGTCTGA
- a CDS encoding DUF4113 domain-containing protein translates to MRAKFGVVMERTCNELRGISCLALEEVTPPLKEIVSSKSFGAMVASIDELGQAVTSYVTRASEKLRSQDSVCGAVHVFIQTNPFRKTDLQYSNGLTVPLIVPTDDSRVLAGAALHGLERKFIEGFRYKKAGVMLLDLSPKSMLQGVLFDEARPREPAVKVMAALDALNERFGRDSVTLASADLAPRWAMRSGNKTPCYTTRWDELPIANAR, encoded by the coding sequence ATGCGTGCCAAGTTCGGCGTGGTCATGGAACGCACCTGCAACGAGCTGCGTGGCATTTCCTGCCTAGCCCTGGAAGAGGTGACGCCACCACTCAAAGAAATCGTCAGCTCCAAGTCCTTCGGCGCTATGGTGGCCAGCATCGACGAACTGGGCCAGGCCGTAACCTCCTATGTCACGCGCGCCAGTGAGAAACTTCGGTCGCAGGATTCGGTCTGCGGGGCCGTCCACGTCTTTATACAGACCAACCCTTTCCGCAAAACGGACTTGCAGTACAGCAACGGCCTGACCGTGCCCTTGATTGTGCCGACGGACGATAGCCGCGTGCTGGCCGGCGCCGCCCTGCATGGCTTGGAAAGGAAATTCATCGAAGGCTTCCGCTACAAGAAGGCCGGCGTGATGCTGCTGGACCTGTCGCCCAAGAGTATGCTGCAGGGCGTGTTGTTTGATGAAGCGCGCCCGCGCGAGCCCGCTGTCAAGGTGATGGCGGCGCTCGATGCGCTGAACGAGCGGTTCGGGCGGGACTCGGTGACGCTCGCGTCGGCAGACCTAGCACCACGCTGGGCGATGCGCTCCGGCAATAAGACGCCCTGTTATACAACCAGGTGGGACGAATTACCAATAGCAAATGCAAGATGA
- a CDS encoding helix-turn-helix domain-containing protein, giving the protein MKRLILQQAEQQTLRDMGVFHPHPRVRIRAQAIVRLSQGLTLQQTANEFHVHLNSIEAWRQRWNRQGLMGLYEGHHSGRKRKWTTEQQEALRALAQADGGSANSLLRTLAQTEGLPAISQETARRYRHEMRFSYKRYRYSLKKSIRRKLSARPHG; this is encoded by the coding sequence ATGAAACGGTTGATACTACAACAGGCTGAACAGCAAACATTGCGCGACATGGGTGTTTTTCATCCGCACCCACGTGTCCGGATACGTGCCCAAGCGATCGTTCGATTGAGCCAGGGACTGACTTTGCAGCAAACTGCCAATGAGTTCCATGTCCATCTGAACAGCATTGAAGCATGGCGGCAACGCTGGAACAGGCAAGGCCTGATGGGTCTTTATGAAGGCCATCATAGCGGGCGCAAACGCAAGTGGACGACCGAACAGCAAGAGGCACTGCGCGCATTGGCGCAAGCCGATGGGGGCAGTGCCAACAGTCTGCTGCGGACCCTGGCGCAAACGGAAGGCTTGCCAGCCATCAGCCAGGAAACGGCAAGGCGATATCGGCACGAGATGCGGTTCAGCTACAAGCGCTACCGCTACAGTTTAAAAAAAAGCATCCGCCGGAAGCTTTCGGCAAGGCCGCACGGCTAA
- a CDS encoding type II secretion system protein, which produces MLNPCKSGHVLRAGYTTVELLVVMAVLGILATAAMPLVELTATRNKERELKQSLWEIRRAIDGYKQAYDTGRIGKVGQGSGYPPSLSVLVQGVPDLAAGGQTMYLLRRIPKDPFAPADVKAELSWGLRSYLSSPEEPKEGADVFDVYSTSDKVGMNGIAYRLW; this is translated from the coding sequence ATGCTTAACCCGTGCAAGTCCGGACATGTTCTTCGCGCCGGCTATACCACTGTCGAGCTTTTGGTGGTGATGGCCGTACTGGGTATTTTGGCGACAGCCGCCATGCCTCTGGTCGAGCTGACGGCGACCCGCAACAAGGAGCGCGAGCTGAAGCAGTCCTTGTGGGAAATCCGCCGTGCCATTGATGGCTACAAACAGGCCTATGATACCGGGCGTATTGGCAAGGTGGGGCAGGGTAGCGGGTATCCACCATCGCTGTCAGTATTGGTGCAGGGCGTGCCAGACCTGGCGGCCGGCGGCCAGACGATGTACTTGCTGCGGCGCATCCCGAAGGACCCGTTCGCGCCTGCCGATGTGAAGGCGGAATTATCCTGGGGCTTGCGTAGCTACCTGTCTTCACCCGAGGAGCCGAAAGAGGGCGCGGACGTGTTTGACGTCTATTCCACCTCGGACAAGGTCGGCATGAATGGCATCGCGTACCGGCTATGGTGA
- a CDS encoding H-NS family nucleoid-associated regulatory protein, whose product MDISSLSLAELKKLEAQAIQEIKTRQKGELEKARAEMLAIAQRVGVPLTQLIAGAPKNIVKGGKQAVAAQYRNPENQEQQWSGRGRRPLWVKSWLEKHQTLDGIRI is encoded by the coding sequence ATGGACATCTCATCATTATCACTGGCCGAGTTAAAAAAGCTCGAAGCGCAAGCAATTCAAGAAATCAAGACCCGACAAAAAGGCGAGCTGGAAAAAGCCCGTGCGGAAATGCTCGCGATTGCACAGCGAGTCGGCGTACCTCTGACACAATTGATTGCCGGCGCGCCAAAAAATATAGTAAAGGGGGGGAAGCAAGCAGTTGCTGCTCAGTATCGCAACCCTGAAAACCAAGAACAGCAGTGGAGCGGTCGAGGCCGCCGGCCGCTGTGGGTCAAGTCTTGGCTGGAGAAGCATCAAACCCTTGATGGGATTCGTATTTAA
- a CDS encoding cohesin domain-containing protein — protein sequence MRYKGHYLGWAGAVCSAVLLAGCGTQYIRDDAQRQIGAGKYEEALLAYDTALQNDPESVILRTGQLAARDTILARLLTAARAARSRGNETQAKEILQRALAIHPNEDRARAMLLEIERDARQKAAVANARELIEKGMRERAMLVIEAALKDTPRNAELLGLQRQLELASKQSELSVARLAETRPISLDFRDANLRMVLEALTRNSGINFVLDKDVRQDLRTTIFLRQTRLDDALELLTSTSQLTFKVLDASTVLIYPKTPEKAKEYQDLVIRAFYLSSADVKQTALLLKTMLKIREPFIDEKLNLIMVRETPETIRLAERLIALHDLSEPEVMMEVEVLEIKRSSLTELGIKYPDGFNLTPLAPVGSDGFTLGNLKSLNRDSIGINLPDVRINLHRDVGDVNILANPKIRARNREKAKILIGDKLPVVTTTGSSNNNSFISESVQYVDVGLKLDVEPNIYLDDEVAIKVGLEVSSLVREIKTAAGSLVYQIGTRTASTVLRLRDGETQLLAGLISNEERMSANRVPGIGDLPLVGRLFSSQRDDGQRTEIVLSITPRIVRNIRRPDLNQAEFWSGTENDVRSRPLTLPAVEKPGAAKGTPSVPGLPGVVPMPMTPGAPQGVAPMMLLPQDRGAPVTAAPQVAVSLVGPHEVKAGDTFIVHVNVKAATALRGMPLKLQFSPQALQVIDADEGAFFTQDGATASASKSLEQAKGQASMAILRTGAAGVKGEGTMMSFKFKALAAGPAEIRVLSAKSISSTPIDAEALPAPLRVLVK from the coding sequence TTGCGTTACAAGGGACATTATTTAGGCTGGGCTGGCGCGGTATGCAGCGCCGTCTTGCTGGCGGGATGCGGCACGCAGTATATACGCGACGATGCACAGCGCCAGATCGGCGCTGGCAAGTATGAGGAAGCGCTGCTGGCCTACGACACGGCCTTGCAGAACGATCCGGAAAGTGTGATTTTGCGCACTGGTCAGCTTGCCGCACGCGACACCATTCTGGCACGCTTGCTGACCGCAGCGAGGGCTGCGCGTTCGCGCGGCAATGAGACACAGGCGAAGGAAATTCTGCAGCGTGCACTGGCAATACATCCCAATGAGGACAGAGCCAGGGCCATGTTGCTGGAAATCGAACGAGACGCCCGACAAAAAGCCGCCGTGGCCAACGCCCGCGAGCTGATTGAAAAAGGCATGCGCGAGCGCGCCATGCTGGTGATCGAGGCGGCGCTAAAAGACACGCCAAGGAATGCTGAACTGCTCGGGTTGCAGCGGCAATTGGAGCTGGCCAGCAAACAGTCCGAGCTGAGTGTCGCACGGCTGGCCGAAACACGCCCCATCTCGCTCGACTTCCGCGATGCCAACCTGCGCATGGTGCTTGAAGCCCTGACGCGCAACAGCGGCATCAATTTTGTGCTCGACAAGGACGTGCGCCAAGATTTGCGCACCACTATTTTCTTGCGCCAGACACGTCTTGATGATGCACTTGAGCTGCTGACGTCGACGAGCCAGTTGACCTTCAAGGTGCTCGATGCGTCCACTGTGCTGATTTATCCGAAGACGCCGGAAAAGGCCAAGGAATACCAGGATCTGGTGATCCGCGCCTTCTATCTGTCCAGCGCGGACGTCAAGCAGACCGCCTTGTTGCTGAAGACCATGTTGAAGATACGCGAGCCTTTCATCGATGAAAAGCTGAATCTCATCATGGTGCGCGAAACGCCGGAAACGATACGTCTGGCCGAACGTCTGATCGCGTTGCACGATTTGTCCGAACCGGAAGTGATGATGGAAGTCGAAGTGTTGGAAATCAAGCGCTCCAGCCTGACCGAATTGGGCATTAAATATCCTGATGGTTTCAACCTGACGCCGCTCGCGCCCGTCGGGTCGGACGGTTTCACGCTGGGTAATCTGAAAAGCCTGAATCGTGATTCCATCGGCATCAATTTGCCCGATGTCCGCATCAATCTGCACCGCGACGTGGGCGACGTGAATATCTTGGCCAATCCCAAGATCCGCGCACGCAATCGCGAAAAGGCCAAGATCCTGATTGGCGACAAGCTGCCCGTGGTCACCACCACCGGGAGCTCCAACAATAACAGCTTCATTTCCGAGTCGGTGCAGTACGTCGATGTCGGTCTGAAGCTGGACGTCGAGCCGAATATCTACCTGGACGATGAGGTGGCCATCAAGGTGGGCCTGGAAGTCAGTTCGCTGGTGCGCGAGATCAAGACAGCCGCCGGTTCGCTGGTGTACCAGATCGGTACGCGCACCGCCAGCACGGTGCTGCGGCTGCGTGATGGAGAAACCCAGCTGCTGGCCGGCTTAATCAGCAACGAAGAGCGCATGAGCGCCAACCGCGTGCCCGGCATCGGAGATTTGCCTTTGGTAGGCCGGTTGTTCTCTTCGCAGCGTGACGATGGCCAGCGCACGGAGATCGTACTGTCGATCACGCCGCGTATCGTGCGCAATATCCGCAGACCGGACCTGAACCAGGCGGAGTTCTGGTCAGGAACCGAAAACGATGTGCGCAGCCGGCCCTTGACCCTGCCAGCGGTGGAAAAGCCAGGCGCGGCCAAAGGTACGCCATCGGTTCCCGGCCTGCCAGGCGTGGTGCCGATGCCCATGACCCCGGGTGCGCCGCAGGGCGTAGCGCCGATGATGCTACTGCCGCAGGATCGAGGGGCACCCGTAACGGCTGCGCCGCAGGTGGCCGTATCGCTGGTGGGGCCACATGAGGTCAAGGCTGGCGACACGTTTATTGTACATGTCAATGTGAAGGCAGCCACCGCTTTACGGGGTATGCCGCTGAAGCTGCAGTTTTCGCCGCAGGCCCTGCAAGTGATCGATGCGGATGAAGGCGCCTTTTTCACGCAAGACGGTGCCACGGCCAGTGCGAGCAAGTCGTTAGAGCAAGCCAAGGGCCAGGCATCGATGGCTATCCTGCGTACCGGCGCAGCCGGCGTAAAAGGAGAGGGCACGATGATGAGCTTCAAGTTCAAGGCGCTTGCTGCGGGTCCCGCCGAGATTCGCGTGCTGTCTGCCAAATCGATTTCCTCGACGCCGATCGACGCCGAAGCATTGCCAGCGCCGCTGCGCGTCCTAGTCAAGTGA